The Streptomyces cathayae DNA segment AGTCCCTGGCCGAGCGACCCGGTGGCCGTCTCGACCCAGGGCAGCCGCCTGGGCGTGGGATGCCCCTCGAGTCGGCTGCCGAGCTTGCGGAAGGTGAGCAGTTCCTCGTCTTCGATGGCCCCGGCCGCCTTGAAGGCGGCGTACAACAGGGGCGAGGCGTGCCCCTTGGAGAGGACGAAACGGTCGTTGCCGGGGTGGTCGGGGTGGTCGAAGTCGTAGCGGAAGTGGCGCGCCAGCAGGACGGCCATCAGGTCGGCCGCGGACATCGAGGACGTGGGGTGCCCGGAGCCCGCAGCGGCTGCCGCGCGGACGCTGTCCACTCGCAACTGCTGTCCGAGCTCGACGAGTTCACCGGTTTTCATGAGTCTCCTTCGGCCTGATCACGGGGATCGGCGGGGTCGGCTGGGTAGTCGGTGCGCTTGACGGGGCCGGGGGAGGCGTGGGAGCCGGCGGGCGGCCGGGGACCGGGCCGGCTCTTCGCGGGCTCGCCTCCGGGCCGGCTCTTCGCCGGCTCCCCACCCGGCCGGCTCTTCGCCGCCTCCCCACCCGGCTGCTTCCTGGCCGGCTCGGCGGTCTCGTCGCCGGACCGCTTCCGTTCCGGGCCGGACGGCACCCGGGCGAGTTCCGGGGACGCCGTGTCCAGCGGCACCGACCAGGACCGTACGAGCCCCAACTGCACCGCCTGACGCGGCAGTACGGCGTCCAGCAGCCAGTCGGCGGCGACGCGCACCCGGTTGCCGGGCATCGCCGCGAGGTGGTAACCGCGGGCGACCGCTCCGGCCACCGGACCGGACAGATTGACACCGAGCGGATTGGCCGCCGCCTTGACGCCACCCAGGTCCACCACGAACCCCAGGTCACGGTGGCGGTAGGCGCGCGACTCACCGTCACCGAAGGAGGCGGCGATGTTGTGCGCGCAGACCTCGCCCTGCCGCCAGGCGTGCTGCGCGGTCATCGGGGTGTACCGGCCGGGCTTCTCCAGATCGGGCACCGCCGCCGCGTCACCGCAGGCGAACACCTCGGGCCGCCCCGGCACCCGCAGGTGCGGGTCCACCAGCAGCCGCCCGCGTTCCATGGACAGCCCCAGCGACTCGGCGAGCGGATCGGGCCGCACGCCCACGCACCACACCAGCGTCCGTGTGTCGACGAACTCGCCGTCGGTCAGCAGCACTCCGTCGTGCGTGGCCTCCTTCACGGAGGTCCCCATCCGTACCTCCACCCCCCGTTCGCGCAGCACCCGGTCGGCGGTGGAGGAGAGCCGTTCGTCGAGTTCGGGCAGGACCCGGTCGGCGATGTCCAGCAGCAGCCAGCGCGGGCGCAGGCCCGTCCGCAGGGGGTGATTGTGCACCTGCGCGTCGCTGAACAGCTTTCCGTGCGCGGCGACTTCGGTCCCGGTGTAACCGGCGCCGACCACGACGAAGGTGCACCGGGCGGCGCAGCCCGCGGGGTCGTCGGTGGCGGCCGCGAGTTCCATCTGCCGGGTCACGTGGTCGCGCAGATACAGCGCTTCGGGCAGACCGCGGAAACCGTGGGCGTGCTCGGCGACGCCGGGGATCGGCAGCAGCTTGTTGACGCTGCCCGCGGCCAGCACCAGCCGGTCGTAGGAGAGGGTGCCGCGGTCCCCCTCGGGGCCGGTGTAGCGCACGGTCCGCCGGTCGAGGTCGATGCCGTCGGCCTCACCCAGCACCAGTCGTACGTGCGGCAGCGTGCCGGAGAGGGAGACGGTGACCCGGCGCGGTTCCAGGATGCCGGCGGCGACCTGGGGCAGCAGGGGCAGATACAGAAAGTAGTCGGTCGGATTCAGCAGGGTGATCTCGGCCCTTCCCCGGGCGAGCCGGGACAGGGTGCGGGCCGTGCGGTATCCGGCGAAGCCGGCACCGATGATCACGATGCGGGGTCGACTCACGGTTCGCCTCCAGCGCTGTCGTCGCATGGCTCGGGAGACTTCCGCGTTTCCCCCGCCGCGACCGCCAAACGTCCACCGGCCCGCGCCCCGCGCCTCCGGCGCTTTCCGGCCTCCCGGAAGTCCGGCGTGATCCAGACGAAAAACCCTAGGCTCGTCCTATGGAGATACTGGGTGCCACGCTGCGCGTCTGCGTCGACGACATCGAGACCGCGATCCCCTTCTACGAGCGGCTGGCGGGAGGCAAGGCGCTCCGCTTCGAGCGGGCCGGTGTCCACGTGGCCGCGGTCGGCTGTTTCCTGCTGATGAGCGGTCCCGCGGCCGAACTGGACGTGCTGCGCAAGGTGGCGGCGACCAACGCGGTGCAGGACGTCGAGGAGGCCGGTCGGGTACTCGCGGAGATGAGCGCGGACATCGTCGCAGGCCCGCTCCCCACCCCGGTGGGCCGCAACCTCATCGCACGGCACCCGGACGGGGCGGTCTACGAGTACGCGGACCGCCGCGCCACCGTCTGAGTCACGCGGTCCGAGTCACGCGGTCACGGTGTGGGGCGCATGCCGACCTGCCGGGCCATGCAGCGTGGCAGGCCCTCCTTGTCGCGGTCCTCGATGCGGTGTGCCCGTCGAGGGGCGCAGGACGGGCAGGGAATCGTCCGGGCCCAGGGTGCGGCGGGCAGGGGCGCCGCAGCACGCCGGATATCGTCACAGTCATCCATGGAAGCCGCGGCCGCCCGTCCGAACAGGGGCGGGACGCGCCGACCGGGAGAATGGCGGCGCGGACAGCGGGTCAGTGGGGCCCGCGCATCTCCTGGGTGAGCGCCCAGCGTTCGTGGTCGCGCCAGGCCCCGTCGATGAAGAGCATGTCCGGTGAGAAGCCCTCCAGGCGGAACCCGCAGCTGCGGGCCAGGGCGATGGAGGCGGCGTTGGCGGGCTGCACGTTGATCTCCAGCCGGTGCAGCCGCATCGGCCCGAACGCGTGCCGTACGACGAGGTCCAGCCCTTCGCGCATCAGGCCGCGCCCCGCCGCGTGCGCGAACGCGCCGTAGCCGAGGGCGCCGCTCTGGAACGCGCCGTGGACGATGTTGTTGATGTTGATGAAAGCGGCGATGGAACCGTCGGCCTTCTCGCAGACCAGGAAGCCGGCCTTGGCGGGGTCCCGGATCAGCTGCTCGGCGTACGCGGAGTACGCCGCGGCGTGGTCCGGCGGGAACAGCCAGGGGCGGTGCAGGTCCTTGCTCTCCCGGGCGCGGGCGGTGAACTCCGCGCTGTCCGCGTGGGTGAGGTGCCGTATCCCCACGCGGGGGCCCTCGGCGAGGTGACGGGAGGCGGTGTGCGGCACGGTGCGACCCTACCCCGGGCATACCGGGCACGCCGGGGCCGCCGGACGGGCTCAGCTCAGTGCCGGTTCGTCGAGTGTCAGGGTGCCCGCCTCCGCGTCGAGTTCGGCCGGGACGCCGAAGGGGACGGTGAGCGCCCCGTCGCAGTGACCGAAGCCGAACCGCTCGGCCACGGGCACGCCCAGGCCGCCGAGCCGGTCGGCGAGCAGGGCCCGCACCGTCTCGTACGGCCCACACTGCGCCCAGGAGCCGAGCAGCAGCCCCGCCACCCCGTCGAACCATCCGGCCCGCAGGAGTTGGGTGAGGTACCGGTCGAGCCGGTACGGCTCCTCCCCCACGTCCTCCAGGCACAGCAGCCCGCCGCGCGCGGAGCCTCTGGCGTGCGGGGTGCCGAGGTCGGCGGCGAGCAGGGCGAGGCAGCCGCCTAGGGTGACGCCCCGCGCCCTCCCGGGGACCAGCGCGGTGCCCTCGGGGGAGGTGAGGGTGCGGACGGTCTCCGGGGCGAGGAGGGTCGCCTTCAGGTGGTCCTGCGCGCGTGCGTTCTTGACGAAGTCGATGCCCGCCGCCATCGGCCCGTGCAGGGTGACCAGGCCGAGCCGGGTGGCGAACGCCTCGTGCAGGGCGGTGATGTCGCTGAACCCGACGAACACCTTCGGCCCGGCGGCCCGCATCGCCGTCCAGTCGAGCAGGTCGGCCATGCGCTGCGCGCCGTAGCCGCCCCGGGCGCACATCACCACGTCCACGGCGGGGTCGCACCAGGCGGACTGCAGGTCGGCGGCCCGCTCGGCGTCCGTGCCGGCCAGGTAGTCGAAGTCGCGGTGCCGACCCAGGACATGGGGGGCGACCACCGGGTCGAGGTCCCAGCCGCGCAGCACGTCGAGACCGGCCTGGAGCCGCTCCTCGGGCACGGGCCCGCTGGGCGCGACGACGGCCACCCGGGCCCCGGGACCGGGCCGGGGCGGCCGCAGCAACGGCTCGACCCTGCTCATTCGGTGAGCTCCAGTACCGGCACGCCGCGCACCGTCAGGCCGAACACCTGGGCGTACAACGACAGTTCCGCCTCCAGGGCGCGCACCATGGTGTCCGCGCGCCGGAAGCCGTGCCCCTCGCCCTCGAAGGCGATGTACGCGTGCGGCACCTTGCCGCCCTCCAGCCGGGCCAGGAACCGCTCGCACTGCGCGGGAGGGCAGATGACGTCGTCCAGGCCCTGGAGCAGCAGGAAGGGGACGGTGAGCCGGTCGGCGTGCGCGGCGGGCGAGCGTTCGGCGTACCGCTCGGGGACCTCGGCGCGCGGGCCGATGAGGCTCTCGAGGTACTCGGACTCGAAGTCGTGGGTCTCCCCCGGGCCCCAGCCCGTCAGGTCGAGCACCGGGTAGAGGATGGTGCCGCAGGCGTAGACGTCGGTCGTGGTGAGGGAGGCGGCCGCGGTCCAGCCGCCGGCGCTGCCGCCGCGGACGGCGAGCCGGTCGCGGTCGGCGGTGCCCTCGTCGGCGAGGGCGAGCGCGACGGCCGCGCAGTCCTCGACGTCGACCACGCCCCACTGCTCGCGCAGCCGTTCGCGGTAGGCACGTCCGTATCCGGTGGAGCCGCCGTAGTCGACCTCCACGACGCCGATGCCGCGTGAGGTGAGGTAGGCGATCCCCAGGTCGAGCACGAGGGGAGCCCGGCCGGTGGGTCCGCCGTGCGCCCGGATCACGTACGGCGGCAGTTGGCCGTCGGGCGCGACGCAGTCGGGGTGGTGCGGCGGGTACACGTGGGCGTGGATCTCCCGGCCGCCCGGACCGGTGAAGGTGCGGGCCTGCGGGTCGGGGTAGTGGGCGGGGTCCACGGCGTCCTTGTGCGGGGCGCCGATCACCCGGGTCCTGCCGGTGCGGGTGTCCAGTTCCACCACCTCGGGGGCGCTGCGGGGCCCGGCGCCGACGGCGACGACCCGCTCGCCGTGCGCCGCGAGCGTGGGCGCGAACTCGGTCCAGGGCCCGGCGGCGTCGACGACCTCGCCCGTCTCGGGGTCGAGTATGCCGAGCGCGGTGGCGCCCCGGCCGTGCACGACGGCGATCAGACCGCTGTCCAGCGGGGTGAACCAGCGCGACCCCGGCTGCCACAGCGGGCCGCCGAACTCCTCCTCGCGCGGGCAGACCGGTTCGCCGTCGCGGTAGAGGTTCCACCAGCCGGTGCGGTCGCTCGTGTGCAGCAGCCGGCCGTCGTGCGTCCAGTCGGCCTGGGCGATGGACTCGTCGGGGCCGCCGGCCACGGTGCGGGCGTGGTGCAGGGTGCCGTCGGGTGCGGCCTCGGCGAGACGCAGTTCGGTGCCGTCCCACGGCATGCGCGGGTGGTCCCAGGCCAGCCAGGCGACGTGCCGCCCGTCGGGTGACAGTCGCGGACCGGTGACGAACCGGTGCCGGTCGTCGGTGAGTTCACGGACGGCGCCGCGGTCCTCGGCGGCCGAGCCGTCCAGCGGTACGGCGGCCAGGACGCGGCGCACCTCGCTCGGTCCGTCGCCGGTGAACTCCTCCAGGACGCACCACACCTCGCCGCGGTCCGGCAGCAGCGTCGGCTCGGCCCAGCGCAGCCCCTGCCCCACCGGGGAGAGCGGGGTCAGCGGACGCGGCTCACCGCCGGGTTCACAGCGGTAGAGGCGCTGGTCGGCGAAGTTCACGAAGACCACGAGAGGGTCGTCGTCCCGGACGAACCCGGCCCAGGGCCGTCCGCCGTACTCGACGACCCGGCTGCGCACGTTCCACGGCGCTGGCAGCACGGACTCCTCGGTTCCGTCGGAGTGCCGGCGCACCAGGGTGCGCCGGCCGCCCTCGGCGGGCCGGGGCTCGGTCCACCACACCTCGTCCCCGACGAACCCCACGAACTCGGGCTTCCCGTCGTGTGCCGCGGCCGTGGCCGCGTCGATGGGCGAGGGCCACTCGCCGTAGGGCAGGGTCTGCACCGTTTCCCCCATTTCGCTCAGACCGTCCGCAGGAACCGGTCGAGGACGCGGACACCGAAGTGGAGCGCCTCGACCGGGACGCGCTCGTCGACTCCGTGGAAGAGGGCCTGGTAGTCGAAGCCCTCCGGCAGTTTCAGCGGGGCGAACCCGTAACCGGTGATGCCGAGGCGGGAGAACTGCTTGGCGTCCGTGCCGCCGGACATGCAGTACGGCACGGGGTGCCCCTCGGGTGCGAACTCCTGCACGGCGGCCCGCATCCGCGCGAACGTCGTCGAGTCCAGCGGTGCCTCGAGAGCCGGCTCGCGGTGCTCGAACTCCCAGTCCACGTCCGGCCCCGTGAGCCGGTCCAAGGTGGCGCGGAACTCGTCCTCCCCACCGGGCAGGAACCGTCCGTCGATGTGGGCCACGGCCTGTCCGGGGATCACGTTGAGCTTGTAACCGGCGTCCAGCATCGTCGGGTTGCTGCTGTTGCGGAGGGTGTGCTCGACGAGTTTCGCCGCCGGGCCCAGCTTGGTGAGCAGCGTGTCCACGTCGGACAGGTCGGGGTCGACGCCGTACAGGGCGGCGAGTTCGGTGAGTGCCGCACGGACCGTCGGGGTCAGCCGCAGCGGCCACTCGTACTCGCCTATGCGGGTGACCGAGGCGGCGAGGCGGGTCACCGCGTTGTCCCGGTTGACCTTGGAGCCGTGCCCGGCCCGCCCGCGCGCGGTCAGCTTCAGCCAGGCCGTACCGCGCTCCCCCGCCGCGATCGGGTAGAGCTGCCGGCCGGCGCCGTCGTGGACGGTGAAGGCGCCCGATTCGCTGATCCCCTCGGTGCAGCCCTCGAAGAGCGCCGCGTGCCGGTCGGCGAGGAACCCGGAGCCGTCCTCGGCGCTGGCCTCCTCGTCCGCGGTGAACGCGATCACGATGTCGCGCCGGGGCCGCACGCCCTGCCGTGCCCAGGCCCGCACCACGGCGAGGATCATCGCGTCCATGTTCTTCATGTCGACGGCGCCGCGGCCCCAGACCACCCCGTCGCGCACCTCGCCGGAGAACGGGTGCACGCTCCAGTCGGCGGCCTCGGCCGGTACGACGTCGAGGTGGCCGTGGACGAGGAGCGCGTCGGCCGTCGGGTCGGTGCCCGCGAGGCGCGCGACGACGTTGGTCCGGCCGGGGGTGCGCTCCAGCAGCACCGGCTCCAGGCCCGCCCCGGCGAGCCGCTCCGCCGCGTACTCGGCGGCGGGCCGCTCCCGGCAGTCGCCCCCGCCCCTGTTGGTGGTGTCGATCCGGATGAGTTCGGAGGTGAACGTCACGACCTCGTCCAGGGCACGTTCGTCAGCCATACTGCTCCTCCACCGCGGCCGAGGCGATCGTGGTGACCGCCTTGAAGGTGCGGATCCCGTCGTGCATGGTCCCGCTCGTGTACGCCACCTTCCGCTCGCCGGCGCGGATCACGCCCGGCACCACGGTGACGGCCATCGCCAGGTGCTCCGCGTCGAACTCCACCTCGACGGTGAAGGGGCCGGCCGCCACCGGCTCCCGGCGGCCCGCCAGCGCGGCGGCCTCCTTCGCCGCGGCCCGGATGTCGGCGGCCGTCCGGGCGGGCGTGCGGCACACGGCCGCGTACCGCGACACATGGTCCTTGACCGCGACCTTCAGCGCCCCCGGCGCGTAGCCGAGGGCGTCCTCGCAGGCCACGTCGTCGCCGGTGACCAGGACGACCGGCACCCCGTACTCGGCGACCACGGCCGCGTTGAGCAGGCCCTCGCTGGCCCGTTCGCCGTTCAGCCACACTCCGGTGATGGAGTTGGCGAGGTAGGTGTGCGCGAGGACACCCTCCATACCGGCTCCCGCGTGGTAGCCGATGAACGCGATGCCGTCCACGTCGCCGTGCTGCACGCCCTCCACCATGGACAGCGACTTGTGCCGCCCGGTGAGCATCTCGGCCCGCTCGTCGAGCCGCTCCAGGAGCAGGTTGCGCATGCTCCAGTGCGCCTCGTTGATCAGCACCTCGTCGGCGCCGCCGTCGAAGAAGCCTCGCACGGCGGCGTCGACGTCGGAGGTGAACATCGACCGGCAGCGCTCCCACTGCGGTGTGCCCGGCAGCACGTCGGCGGGCCAGGTGACGCCGGTGGCGCCCTCCATGTCCGCGCTGATGAGGATCTTCATGCGCTCACGCTACGTCGTGGTGCCGAAGCGCGGCCAGGCCTGTGGAAAACTCTCACCGGGCCAGACCAATGACGGCCCGCTCGCCTCGCTGAGGGATTCCTGGGTGTGGTGCGCAAGCCGCCGACAGGACGGTTCTCGCGCCCCGCCGCAGACGGGCTCGCAGACCTGGTGGTGCGGCAGGAGTTCACACATGCCGGAGACGGCCGGCGGTGCGCTCCCGCAGAAGCAGCCACGGCTCGGCGGTGGAGTCGTCCGCGGCGCGGGCTGCGTGGCCCTCGAGGAGGGTGCGACAGGCGGCGGCTCCCGCTCGGCCGGTGGCCGTCGGGCGGTCGGAGTCGGTCGGGCGGTCGGAGTCGGTCGGGTCCGCAAGAGATCGGGCCATGGTCTTCCATGCCTTGTCCGCGTTCGGTGCGGTGGACACTGTGCCTCCCCGGAAAACCGGAAAATGGGGTCAGGAAGTCAGGAAGTGACGTGCGTGGACACGCGCGTGGAGCCCCGGCAGGGGCTCACGGCCCGCTCGAAGGCGTGCGGGAGGCTCCGGGCACTGGGGGGAGCGAGCGGGCGCGGATCTCGTGGAACGCGATGCGCGCACTCCGGTGTGCCGGAGGTACGGGTGGTCACCGTCTCCGCGCCGGACAGCGCGGCGTCGGCCCGGCCGTGTCCGGAGTCCGGTGCGAGGTTCTCCCCGCGCATGACACCTCCTCGGCAGCACTGACCCACAGAATAGAACAAACGTTCCCTTGATCGGGTGAGCGACATCTTCGGTCACTCTCCCGATCAGTTCCGGACTCCCGATTTGGGGGCCGGGCGAGGGGGTGATTGGCTTGCCCCGACCCTTTGAGCACCCTGAGAACTCATGTCCTGGAGGAAATCGATGGCGCAGGTCGAGGCCACTACGGAGCGGATCGTCGCGGCGGACGCGGAGACGGTGTTCGACGCCATCGCCGACTACAGCGGCACGCGCGCGAGGCTGCTGCCCGAGCAGTTCAGCGAGTACGAGGTCCGGGAGGGCGGCGACGGGGAGGGCAGCCTCGTCCACTGGAAGCTCCAGGCCACCAGCAAGCGCGTCCGCGACTGCCTCCTGGAGGTCACCGAGCCGAGCGACGGCGAACTGGTCGAGAAGGACCGCAACTCCTCCATGGTCACCGTCTGGCGCGTCACCCCGGCCGGCGAGGGCAGGTCCCGGGTCGTCGTGACCACCACGTGGACGGGTGCGGGCGGCATCGGCGGCTTCTTCGAGAGGACCTTCGCACCCAAGGGGCTCGGGCGCATCTACGACGCGCTGCTCGCCAGGCTGGCCGCCGAGGTCGAGAAGTAGCCGCCGCTTCAAGAAGCCGGCCACGAGGGGAGGTTGGCCCCCGGGCCGCTCTCCTCACCGGTTCGGGTGATCTCCGCACCGACCTTCCGCATGCCGTAACTCGTCGCGCTTGCTCGTAGTTGTCGCTTTTACGCGGGAATTGTGTGGCAGCGCGACGAGGGGAGCGGCACGTGGGCGGTACCGGCGGGATCACTCTGACGCAGGACGAACCGGTCGCGGCGGCGATCCCGTCGGCCGAGCGCCCGCCTCCGGAACGGACCCACGGGCCGGGTCCGGAGCCGGCCTTGGGGTACGACGCGGAGTACGGTCCGGAGTACGCCGCGCAGTACGACGCGCAGTACGGCCCGGATGACGACGCGGAACCCGGTGCGGAGCCCGATCAGGGGCCGGTGGGCCCGGCGTTGAGCCGGCGCAGGGTGCGGCTGGTGTTCTTCGCGCTGATGCTGGCGCTGCTGCTCGCCGCCCTCGAGCAGATGATCGTCGCCACCGCCCTGCCGAAGATCGTCGGCGAACTGCACGGCCTGGACCGGATGTCCTGGGCGATCACCGCCTATCTGCTCACCGCCACCATCGGACTGCCGATCTACGGCAAACTCGGCGACCTGTTCGGCCGCAAGGGCGTCTTCCAGTTCGCGATCGTCGTCTTCGTCGTCGGCTCCGCGCTCGCGGGCCGGGCACAGACCATGGACCAGCTGATCGCCTACCGCGCGGTGCAGGGCGTCGGCGCGGGCGGGCTGATGATCGGCGTCCAGACGATCATCGCGGACATCGTGCCCGCACGGGAACGCGGCCGGTTCATGGGCCTGATCGGTGCCGCCTTCGGCCTCGCCTCGGTCGCCGGGCCGCTGCTCGGCGGCTACTTCACCGACCATCTCTCATGGCGCTGGTGTTTCTACTTCAACGTGCCCTTCGGCGTCCTGACCCTGATCGTCGTCGCCCTGGTGCTGAAGCTCCCCAAGCCCTCCGCCAGGCCCCGGCTGGACGTCCTCGGCGCGCTGCTGCTGGCCACGGCCTCCACCTGCCTGGTGCTGCTGACCAGTTGGGGCGGGAGCGAGTACGCCTGGGACTCACGCGTCGTCCTCGGTCTCGGCGCGGGCGGCGCGGCGGCCACCGTGCTCTTCCTCGTCGTCGAGCGCTTCGCCGCCGAACCCCTCATCCCGCTCCGGCTGTTCAGGGATTCCGTCTTCAACGTCACCGCCCTGGTCGGGCTGGTGATCGGCGTCGCCCTGTTCGGCGCGGCCAGCTACCTGCCGACGTACCTGCAGATGGTCGACGGGGCCACGGCCA contains these protein-coding regions:
- a CDS encoding M20/M25/M40 family metallo-hydrolase, whose protein sequence is MADERALDEVVTFTSELIRIDTTNRGGGDCRERPAAEYAAERLAGAGLEPVLLERTPGRTNVVARLAGTDPTADALLVHGHLDVVPAEAADWSVHPFSGEVRDGVVWGRGAVDMKNMDAMILAVVRAWARQGVRPRRDIVIAFTADEEASAEDGSGFLADRHAALFEGCTEGISESGAFTVHDGAGRQLYPIAAGERGTAWLKLTARGRAGHGSKVNRDNAVTRLAASVTRIGEYEWPLRLTPTVRAALTELAALYGVDPDLSDVDTLLTKLGPAAKLVEHTLRNSSNPTMLDAGYKLNVIPGQAVAHIDGRFLPGGEDEFRATLDRLTGPDVDWEFEHREPALEAPLDSTTFARMRAAVQEFAPEGHPVPYCMSGGTDAKQFSRLGITGYGFAPLKLPEGFDYQALFHGVDERVPVEALHFGVRVLDRFLRTV
- a CDS encoding M55 family metallopeptidase yields the protein MKILISADMEGATGVTWPADVLPGTPQWERCRSMFTSDVDAAVRGFFDGGADEVLINEAHWSMRNLLLERLDERAEMLTGRHKSLSMVEGVQHGDVDGIAFIGYHAGAGMEGVLAHTYLANSITGVWLNGERASEGLLNAAVVAEYGVPVVLVTGDDVACEDALGYAPGALKVAVKDHVSRYAAVCRTPARTAADIRAAAKEAAALAGRREPVAAGPFTVEVEFDAEHLAMAVTVVPGVIRAGERKVAYTSGTMHDGIRTFKAVTTIASAAVEEQYG
- a CDS encoding NAD(P)/FAD-dependent oxidoreductase, giving the protein MSRPRIVIIGAGFAGYRTARTLSRLARGRAEITLLNPTDYFLYLPLLPQVAAGILEPRRVTVSLSGTLPHVRLVLGEADGIDLDRRTVRYTGPEGDRGTLSYDRLVLAAGSVNKLLPIPGVAEHAHGFRGLPEALYLRDHVTRQMELAAATDDPAGCAARCTFVVVGAGYTGTEVAAHGKLFSDAQVHNHPLRTGLRPRWLLLDIADRVLPELDERLSSTADRVLRERGVEVRMGTSVKEATHDGVLLTDGEFVDTRTLVWCVGVRPDPLAESLGLSMERGRLLVDPHLRVPGRPEVFACGDAAAVPDLEKPGRYTPMTAQHAWRQGEVCAHNIAASFGDGESRAYRHRDLGFVVDLGGVKAAANPLGVNLSGPVAGAVARGYHLAAMPGNRVRVAADWLLDAVLPRQAVQLGLVRSWSVPLDTASPELARVPSGPERKRSGDETAEPARKQPGGEAAKSRPGGEPAKSRPGGEPAKSRPGPRPPAGSHASPGPVKRTDYPADPADPRDQAEGDS
- a CDS encoding S66 peptidase family protein, with translation MSRVEPLLRPPRPGPGARVAVVAPSGPVPEERLQAGLDVLRGWDLDPVVAPHVLGRHRDFDYLAGTDAERAADLQSAWCDPAVDVVMCARGGYGAQRMADLLDWTAMRAAGPKVFVGFSDITALHEAFATRLGLVTLHGPMAAGIDFVKNARAQDHLKATLLAPETVRTLTSPEGTALVPGRARGVTLGGCLALLAADLGTPHARGSARGGLLCLEDVGEEPYRLDRYLTQLLRAGWFDGVAGLLLGSWAQCGPYETVRALLADRLGGLGVPVAERFGFGHCDGALTVPFGVPAELDAEAGTLTLDEPALS
- a CDS encoding GNAT family N-acetyltransferase, yielding MPHTASRHLAEGPRVGIRHLTHADSAEFTARARESKDLHRPWLFPPDHAAAYSAYAEQLIRDPAKAGFLVCEKADGSIAAFININNIVHGAFQSGALGYGAFAHAAGRGLMREGLDLVVRHAFGPMRLHRLEINVQPANAASIALARSCGFRLEGFSPDMLFIDGAWRDHERWALTQEMRGPH
- a CDS encoding SRPBCC family protein, translated to MAQVEATTERIVAADAETVFDAIADYSGTRARLLPEQFSEYEVREGGDGEGSLVHWKLQATSKRVRDCLLEVTEPSDGELVEKDRNSSMVTVWRVTPAGEGRSRVVVTTTWTGAGGIGGFFERTFAPKGLGRIYDALLARLAAEVEK
- a CDS encoding prolyl oligopeptidase family serine peptidase, which encodes MGETVQTLPYGEWPSPIDAATAAAHDGKPEFVGFVGDEVWWTEPRPAEGGRRTLVRRHSDGTEESVLPAPWNVRSRVVEYGGRPWAGFVRDDDPLVVFVNFADQRLYRCEPGGEPRPLTPLSPVGQGLRWAEPTLLPDRGEVWCVLEEFTGDGPSEVRRVLAAVPLDGSAAEDRGAVRELTDDRHRFVTGPRLSPDGRHVAWLAWDHPRMPWDGTELRLAEAAPDGTLHHARTVAGGPDESIAQADWTHDGRLLHTSDRTGWWNLYRDGEPVCPREEEFGGPLWQPGSRWFTPLDSGLIAVVHGRGATALGILDPETGEVVDAAGPWTEFAPTLAAHGERVVAVGAGPRSAPEVVELDTRTGRTRVIGAPHKDAVDPAHYPDPQARTFTGPGGREIHAHVYPPHHPDCVAPDGQLPPYVIRAHGGPTGRAPLVLDLGIAYLTSRGIGVVEVDYGGSTGYGRAYRERLREQWGVVDVEDCAAVALALADEGTADRDRLAVRGGSAGGWTAAASLTTTDVYACGTILYPVLDLTGWGPGETHDFESEYLESLIGPRAEVPERYAERSPAAHADRLTVPFLLLQGLDDVICPPAQCERFLARLEGGKVPHAYIAFEGEGHGFRRADTMVRALEAELSLYAQVFGLTVRGVPVLELTE
- a CDS encoding VOC family protein, with protein sequence MEILGATLRVCVDDIETAIPFYERLAGGKALRFERAGVHVAAVGCFLLMSGPAAELDVLRKVAATNAVQDVEEAGRVLAEMSADIVAGPLPTPVGRNLIARHPDGAVYEYADRRATV